The Pigmentiphaga aceris DNA segment GCTACGCCTTGCGGCAAGTGTCGCGCCTGTACCGAGATCGATAGCGGCCGTTTTGTCGACTATCTTGAACTCGATGCCGCGTCCAACCGCGGCGTGGACGAGATGACGCAGTTGCTTGAGCAGGCCGTGTATTCGCCTACTGTGGGCCGTTTCAAGGTCTATATGATCGACGAAGTGCACATGCTCACCGGGCACGCGTTCAATGCCATGCTGAAAACGCTGGAAGAGCCGCCCGCGCATGTCAAATTCATTCTGGCGACCACTGATCCGCAGAAAATTCCGGTCACGGTCCTGAGCCGCTGCCTGCAATTCAATCTGAAGCAGATGCCGCCGGAATCCATCGTCGGCCATTTGTCGCACGTGCTTGACGCCGAGCAGATGCCCTACGAGACGCCCGCACTGCGGCTGATCGGGCAGGCTGCGCGCGGTTCGATGCGTGACGCCTTGTCGCTGACCGACCAGGCCATTGCCTTCAGTGCTGGTAACCTGACCGACGACGCCGTGCGCAGCATGCTGGGCACCATCGATCAGCGTCACCTGGTGCGTCTGCTGGACGCGCTGGCCGACGGCGATGGCGCAGCGGTGCTGGCGGTGGCCGACGAATTGTCGATCCGCAGCCTGTCTTATTCCGGCGCGCTGGGCGATCTGGCAGTGATGCTGTCGCAGATTGCAATCGCGCAACGGGTTGCCACGGCAGCCGTGGCGGAACACCCGCTGGGCGAAGACCTGATTCGTCTGGCATCGCGCTTGAACCCCGATGCCGTGCAATTGTTCTATTCGATTGCCGTGCACAGCCGGGCTGAATTGGCCTTGGCACCGGACGAATACGCCGGTTTTGCAATGGCCTGCGTGCGCATGTTGGCCTTCAGTGCAGAATCGGGCGGTGCCACGGTGCCGCCAGGAACGTCTGCCATCGTGCCTGCGGCGGCGAAGTCGGCTGCGCCGGTGGCGGCAGCGCAAGCGGCTGTTTCGGCCCCGGCCCCGACCCCGGCTTCGACCGCGATTGCTGTGGCTGGACAGACGGCTGCGGTGTCGCCGGCACAGAACCAGGGTGCGGCAAACGGTGAACCGCCTGCAGTCGCTCAAGGCGCTGCTACCGCTGCTGAATCTCGTGCCTCGGCAACCGCTTCGCAGAGCGACTCGTCGGCTGCAGTGAATCCTGCATCGGTGGCTTCTGCGACGGTCAATCCTGGCGCGGTCAGTTCTGTTGCGGGTAATTCCACTGCTGTTGACCCTGCTCCGGCCAGTCCCGCTGCAATTGCTTCGTCCTCTGTTATTACTGACGCAGTGTCTTCTACTGCGACGTCCTCGGGCGCAGTCACAGATTCGGCCAGCGCTTTGAACGCAGTTGCGGACTTAAACGCAGCCGCGGAATCAAGCACGCTCCCGGACCCCAGCGCAGCCATCAACAAGCCTGTTGCGTCGCAAGCTGACGTAGCCGTGCCCAGCGCCGCTGCCGATATGGCTACGCTGGAAACCGTGCCGACTGCGGCGGCTACTGCCGTGTTGCCTGAAGTGCCGGGTACACCGCCAAGCGCAGAATCCGGCGCGGTATCGCCTCCTGTCCAATCCGACTCAGCATCCACCGCCACCGATGATTCGCCGCCGTGGGATGTGACACAGGATGCTGTTGCAACACCTGCTGTTCCCGCAGCGTCGGCAACCGTCAGCGCCGCACCCGCCACTGCGCCAGCAGCATCGCAAAACACGTCAACCGACGCCCCGGTTAACAGCCCGCGCGCCGCGATGGCGCGTGCGCTGGCAGCCGGGCCCGCCTCGTCGCGCGATGCCAGTGCTGCGCAGTCGGCACCCGCCAACACGCCTGCACCAACGCGTGGCTCTGCTGCCCCGGCACGCGCCCCCGCGCCTGCCCCGCCGCCAGCTCGCCAGTCGCGCGCCAGCAGCGGCCCCCCGGATCTGGAACCGCCCCCGTGGCTGATGGACGACGCCGAGCCCAGCTTTGCCGAGCCGCCACCGGGCACCCAAGGTCGCCGGGATGGGGCAGGCAGCGCGTCACGCGGCTACGATGCCGACACGTCGCCAAGGCAGTCACCCCAGCCAAGCGCCCGTGCGTCCGCCCCGGCCTCTGCGACCGCGCGTCAAGCCGCACGCCAGCCTGCACAACAACCCGCTGCAGCCGCCTACGGTGATCCGCGCGACGCTCAAGACAACGGCTTCGACGACGAATTC contains these protein-coding regions:
- the dnaX gene encoding DNA polymerase III subunit gamma/tau, giving the protein MSYLVLARKWRPRSFDTLVGQEHVVRALTHALTTQRLHHAWLFTGTRGVGKTTLSRILAKSLNCETGITATPCGKCRACTEIDSGRFVDYLELDAASNRGVDEMTQLLEQAVYSPTVGRFKVYMIDEVHMLTGHAFNAMLKTLEEPPAHVKFILATTDPQKIPVTVLSRCLQFNLKQMPPESIVGHLSHVLDAEQMPYETPALRLIGQAARGSMRDALSLTDQAIAFSAGNLTDDAVRSMLGTIDQRHLVRLLDALADGDGAAVLAVADELSIRSLSYSGALGDLAVMLSQIAIAQRVATAAVAEHPLGEDLIRLASRLNPDAVQLFYSIAVHSRAELALAPDEYAGFAMACVRMLAFSAESGGATVPPGTSAIVPAAAKSAAPVAAAQAAVSAPAPTPASTAIAVAGQTAAVSPAQNQGAANGEPPAVAQGAATAAESRASATASQSDSSAAVNPASVASATVNPGAVSSVAGNSTAVDPAPASPAAIASSSVITDAVSSTATSSGAVTDSASALNAVADLNAAAESSTLPDPSAAINKPVASQADVAVPSAAADMATLETVPTAAATAVLPEVPGTPPSAESGAVSPPVQSDSASTATDDSPPWDVTQDAVATPAVPAASATVSAAPATAPAASQNTSTDAPVNSPRAAMARALAAGPASSRDASAAQSAPANTPAPTRGSAAPARAPAPAPPPARQSRASSGPPDLEPPPWLMDDAEPSFAEPPPGTQGRRDGAGSASRGYDADTSPRQSPQPSARASAPASATARQAARQPAQQPAAAAYGDPRDAQDNGFDDEFESPAPSRAPAPAAAPAFTGNPGDALVLNEPWSALAARLPVRGIAAQLARQSELLRIDGNLLVLRVSARTLAEGQGAERLRSVLETHFGRPVRISVEVGTTGSETAHAVEQSVRSARQQAAEEAILADPFVRTLMDNFGGQIVPNSISPVSPELPVKETPK